The following are encoded together in the Thunnus thynnus chromosome 15, fThuThy2.1, whole genome shotgun sequence genome:
- the psmb4 gene encoding proteasome subunit beta type-4: MESCGMKLSFWENGPKPGQFYSFPGGSGSSSGSGTACGPVRHTLNPMVTGTSVLGVKFTGGVIIAADMLGSYGSLARFRNISRLMKVNNNTILGASGDYADYQYLKQVIEQMVIDEELLGDGHSYSPKAVHSWLTRVMYNRRSRMNPLWNTVVIGGFYNGESFLGYVDKLGVAYEAPTVATGFGAYLAQPLMREVLENKVEITKQEARDLVERCLKVLYYRDARSYNRHEIAIVTEEGVEIIGPLSSETNWDIADMVSGFE; this comes from the exons ATGGAGTCGTGCGGTATGAAGCTGAGTTTCTGGGAGAACGGGCCGAAGCCCGGACAGTTTTATTCTTTCCCCGGCGGCAGCGGTAGCAGCAGCGGGTCGGGCACAGCCTGCGGGCCGGTCAGACACACACT TAACCCCATGGTAACCGGCACGTCGGTGCTCGGTGTGAAGTTCACCGGCGGCGTCATCATCGCGGCGGACATGTTGGGCTCGTACGGGTCTCTGGCTCGATTCAGGAACATCTCCCGCCTCATGAAG gtGAACAACAACACCATCCTGGGAGCTTCAGGAGACTACGCAGACTACCAGTATCTGAAACAGGTCATCGAGCAGATGGT TATCGACGAGGAGCTGCTGGGTGACGGTCACAGCTACAGTCCGAAGGCGGTCCACTCCTGGCTGACCAGAGTGATGTACAACCGGCGCAGCAGGATGAATCCTCTGTGGAACACCGTGGTCATCGGAGGTTTCTACAACGGAGAGAG TTTCCTTGGTTACGTGGACAAGCTGGGCGTGGCCTATGAGGCTCCCACAGTGGCCACTGGCTTTGGAGCGTACCTGGCTCAG ccTCTGATGAGGGAGGTGTTGGAGAACAAAGTGGAGATCACCAAACAGGAGGCTCGGGACCTGGTGGAGCGCTGCCTCAAAGTGCTCTACTACCGAGACGCTCGCTCCTACAACAGG catGAGATCGCCATAGTAACAGAAGAGGGTGTGGAGATCATTGGTCCTCTGTCTTCTGAAACCAACTGGGACATCGCCGACATGGTCAG CGGGTTTGAATGA
- the LOC137198944 gene encoding saxitoxin and tetrodotoxin-binding protein 1-like, protein MSIVKRVVLLLLLLAALCTDAAPTTDAAPTTEECDSVKKTLTKDLSTVIGDWVLVWAVADSPMGSGLLGSLSSSLVEMRLLPDNKSIVFSERNLLLEKSCLTMVANLTMPSDPTDADQTVIIGTATLERDGVVQPYNHSGGMDFYKSCSDCLLIFHKGVLGGYVLSYRREGQHGDVEQLKAALSDHQKQAECFGFSHDQPFSYDGAADLCHKKSSTAEQS, encoded by the exons ATGAGCATTGTGAAGCgagtggtgctgctgctgctgctgctggcggcGCTCTGCACCGACGCAGCACCGACCACCGACGCAGCACCGACCACCGAGGAATGTGACAGTGTGAAGAAAACGCTAACAAAGGACCTGAGCACC gtTATCGGGGACTGGGTTCTGGTGTGGGCGGTCGCAGACAGTCCGATGGGTTCAGGCCTGCTGGGAAGCCTCTCCAGCTCCCTCGTGGAGATGAGACTCCTCCCTGACAACAAAAGCATTGTGTTCAGCGAGAGGAACCTGTTACT tgagaAGTCGTGCTTGACAATGGTGGCCAACCTGACGATGCCCTCTGACCCCACCGACGCTGATCAGACAGTGATCATTGGGACTGCCA cACTGGAGCGAGATGGAGTTGTTCAGCCGTACAACCACTCAGGCGGCATGGATTTCTACAAGAGCTGCTCCGACTGTCTGCTGATCTTCCACAAAGGCGTTTTAGGCGGATACGTGCTGAGCTAca ggagaGAAGGGCAGCATGGGGATGTTGAGCAGCTGAAAGCGGCCCTCAGTGATCATCAGAAACAGGCCGAGTGTTTTGGATTCAGTCACGATCAACCGTTCAGCTACGACGGAGCTGCAG ACTTATGTCATAAGAAATCTTCGACTGCTGAACAGTCCTGA